A window from Rhinolophus sinicus isolate RSC01 linkage group LG01, ASM3656204v1, whole genome shotgun sequence encodes these proteins:
- the CEP19 gene encoding centrosomal protein of 19 kDa, with translation MMCTAKKCGIRFQPPAIILIYENEMKGKNRQRIMPVRNFSKFSDCNQAAEQLKNNPRHKSYLEQVSLRQLERLFSFLRGYLSGQSLAETMEQIRRETTIDPEEDLNKLDDKELAKRKSIMDELFEKNQKKKDDPNFVYDIEVEFPEDEQLQSCGWDTESADEF, from the exons ATGATGTGCACTGCCAAGAAATGTGGAATTAGGTTCCAGCCTCCAGCTATTATCTTAATCtatgagaatgaaatgaagggaaaaaatcGCCAGCGCATCATGCCTGTACGAAACTTTTCAAAGTTTTCAG ATTGCAACCAAGCTGCTGAACAATTAAAGAACAATCCACGACACAAGAGTTACCTGGAACAAGTGTCCCTGAGGCAGCTAGAGAGGTTATTCAGTTTTTTACGAGGTTACTTGTCGGGACAGAGTTTGGCAGAAACAATGGAACAGATTCGACGGGAAACAACCATTGATCCTGAGGAAGACCTGAACAAACTAGATGACAAGGAACTTGCCAAAAGGAAGAGCATCATGGATGAACtttttgagaaaaatcagaagaaaaaggatgATCCAAATTTTGTTTATGACATCGAAGTTGAGTTCCCAGAGGATGAACAACTGCAGTCCTGTGGCTGGGACACAGAGTCAGCTGACGAGTTCTGA